A stretch of the Dyella telluris genome encodes the following:
- a CDS encoding DUF819 domain-containing protein — translation MIHTAWPYLAVMLLAAGLFPALERRFQWRFFEVLPPIVLTYLLVTALAVSGLWQVNDEIRSTQTLLIAHLVPALLFLLMINCDLRAIYRLGPRVLAVFFVTMVCLFIAFVGTFLVFRHWLPGKAWQPLAALSGSWIGGTANMVAVKQAIGMPDKLLAFSLLTDALCYSMWVVVLFGLGRVATQFNQWTRAKSSADMVVEETRSHGPTTPDNVLLWLGMALLAAAFASWVGDRLPTSDMISPTTWTIMLATAFGLVAAHTPLARFAGANTISSAMLISVVAILASQSNFDGIASAPLYIICGLCIIAIHAVLLAGAARVFHFDLYLCGISSLACIGGVAATPILAASYSRSLVPVGILLALLGYILGTGFGLLVAQVMSSLAIA, via the coding sequence ATGATCCACACGGCCTGGCCTTATCTCGCTGTCATGTTGCTGGCCGCGGGCTTGTTTCCCGCTCTCGAGCGGCGCTTCCAGTGGCGGTTCTTCGAAGTCCTTCCGCCCATCGTGCTGACTTATCTGCTGGTGACTGCCCTGGCGGTGTCCGGGCTGTGGCAGGTCAACGACGAGATCCGTTCGACCCAGACCCTGCTGATCGCGCACCTGGTGCCGGCCCTGCTGTTCCTGCTGATGATCAACTGCGACCTGCGCGCCATCTACCGGCTGGGACCGCGCGTGTTGGCCGTGTTTTTCGTGACCATGGTGTGCCTGTTCATTGCCTTTGTCGGCACCTTCCTGGTGTTCCGTCACTGGTTGCCCGGCAAAGCGTGGCAGCCGCTGGCGGCGTTGTCCGGCAGCTGGATCGGCGGCACGGCGAACATGGTGGCGGTGAAACAGGCCATCGGCATGCCGGACAAGTTGCTGGCGTTCTCCCTGCTCACCGATGCGCTGTGCTACTCGATGTGGGTGGTGGTGCTGTTCGGGCTGGGCAGGGTGGCCACGCAGTTCAACCAGTGGACCCGCGCCAAATCCAGCGCCGACATGGTGGTCGAGGAAACGCGCAGCCATGGCCCCACCACGCCGGACAACGTGCTGCTATGGCTGGGCATGGCGCTGCTGGCGGCCGCGTTCGCATCGTGGGTGGGTGATCGCCTGCCGACCTCGGACATGATCTCGCCGACCACCTGGACCATCATGCTGGCCACGGCATTCGGGCTGGTGGCTGCGCACACGCCGCTGGCGCGTTTTGCGGGTGCCAACACCATTTCCAGCGCCATGTTGATCAGCGTGGTGGCCATCCTGGCCTCGCAGAGCAACTTCGACGGCATCGCTTCGGCGCCGCTCTACATCATCTGCGGCCTATGCATCATCGCCATCCATGCCGTGCTGCTGGCGGGCGCGGCGCGCGTATTCCATTTCGACCTCTACCTGTGCGGCATCTCCTCGCTGGCATGCATCGGCGGCGTGGCTGCCACGCCCATCCTCGCGGCCAGCTACTCGCGCTCGCTGGTGCCGGTGGGCATCCTGCTTGCGCTGCTCGGCTATATCCTCGGTACCGGGTTTGGTCTGCTGGTGGCGCAAGTGATGTCGTCGCTGGCCATTGCCTAG
- a CDS encoding SH3 domain-containing protein: protein MSRLPICLMLALASVPVLADKGPDTLPVPPSGVIGIANNAMLGPDFWIRQSTQPERVLLDASDIRSHNANLFKVDASMHDLHALPAQIDRATVTGWINDLSQYPKRKLYDIKGQPVPDSLRNELTDALALDAVPAQQPARYGMVVQRAALRTFPTSTRVFTSNDDTDIDRFQETAEFPGTPVLIAHTSRDGHWLFVVSPRYAAWTLRENVAEGPAADVLAYAGRTPHRVVTGGTVTTVFTPEQPAVSQLQLDMGIAVPVLSDLPPDQPVNGQSPYASHVVQLPIQQADGKLAFSPALIQRVADTQDDYLPLTEGNIIRQAFKFLGERYGWGHDYDGRDCSGFVSDVYRSMGVEMPRNTSKQAISPGFTHQAFGDKDSHDARLKAAMALKVGDLVYIPGHVMMVIGKLDGEPYVIHDTGGISYRDGKGGMRRVKLNEVSVTPLLPLMYDDKHTYVDRMTSIVHVRP from the coding sequence ATGTCTCGCCTGCCGATCTGTCTGATGCTTGCCCTGGCGTCCGTGCCCGTCCTGGCGGACAAGGGGCCCGATACCTTGCCGGTGCCGCCATCGGGCGTCATCGGCATCGCCAATAACGCGATGCTCGGCCCGGATTTCTGGATCAGGCAGTCGACGCAACCCGAACGCGTGCTGCTCGATGCCAGTGACATTCGCAGCCACAACGCCAACCTGTTCAAGGTCGATGCGTCCATGCACGACCTGCATGCGTTGCCCGCACAGATCGATCGGGCGACGGTCACCGGCTGGATCAACGACCTGTCCCAGTACCCCAAGCGCAAGCTGTACGACATCAAGGGACAGCCGGTGCCCGACAGCCTGCGCAATGAGCTGACGGACGCGTTGGCGCTGGACGCCGTGCCTGCGCAACAGCCCGCGCGCTACGGCATGGTGGTGCAGCGTGCAGCGCTGCGCACCTTTCCGACCAGCACGCGGGTGTTCACCTCCAACGACGACACCGATATCGACCGCTTCCAGGAAACCGCGGAGTTCCCGGGCACGCCGGTGCTCATCGCGCACACCAGCCGGGACGGTCACTGGTTGTTCGTGGTGAGTCCGCGCTATGCCGCATGGACGCTGCGCGAGAATGTGGCCGAAGGCCCGGCAGCGGATGTGCTGGCGTATGCCGGGCGCACGCCGCATCGCGTGGTCACCGGTGGCACCGTCACCACGGTGTTCACGCCCGAGCAACCGGCGGTGTCGCAGCTGCAGCTGGACATGGGCATCGCCGTGCCGGTGCTGTCCGATCTCCCGCCGGACCAGCCGGTGAATGGTCAGTCCCCGTATGCATCGCATGTGGTGCAACTGCCCATCCAGCAGGCGGATGGCAAGCTGGCCTTTTCGCCGGCGCTGATCCAGCGCGTGGCCGATACGCAGGACGACTATCTGCCGCTGACCGAGGGCAACATCATCCGCCAGGCCTTCAAGTTTCTCGGCGAACGCTACGGCTGGGGCCACGACTACGACGGACGCGACTGCAGCGGCTTCGTGTCGGATGTCTATCGCAGCATGGGCGTTGAGATGCCGCGCAACACCAGCAAGCAGGCGATCAGCCCGGGCTTCACGCACCAGGCCTTTGGCGACAAGGACAGTCACGATGCGCGCCTCAAGGCCGCCATGGCGCTGAAGGTAGGAGATCTGGTCTACATCCCCGGCCACGTGATGATGGTGATCGGCAAGCTGGACGGCGAGCCTTACGTCATTCATGACACCGGCGGCATTTCCTATCGCGACGGCAAGGGCGGCATGCGCCGCGTCAAGCTCAACGAAGTGTCGGTGACGCCGCTGCTGCCGCTGATGTACGACGACAAGCACACCTACGTCGACCGCATGACCAGCATCGTGCACGTACGCCCCTGA
- a CDS encoding dipeptide epimerase: protein MKITDIQFGMLRVPLKTPFKTALRTVNQVEDIVVMVHTDSGHVGHGEAPATAVITGDTHGSIIDAIRHYIAPRLIGEDIADLNRITQLIQTALEKNTSAKAAVEIAVYDLWGQLYSAPLYKLLGGGAPVITTDITISVDYIDKMVADSVSAVERGFESLKIKVGKDIGVDIERIKAIYAAVDNRALLRLDANQGWSAKQAVYAVQTLEDAGIRLELVEQPVKARDLEGMRYVTERVHTPIMADESVFGPMEVIELIRMRAADIINIKLMKTGGISNAIRIADIAAMYGVECMIGCMLESSISVAAAVHVAVAKSSVITKVDLDGPSLCQYNPVDGSVVFNESEISVGDAPGLGIREIRGLERLEG, encoded by the coding sequence ATGAAGATCACCGACATCCAGTTCGGCATGCTGCGGGTACCGCTGAAAACGCCGTTCAAGACGGCGCTGCGTACCGTCAACCAGGTCGAGGACATCGTGGTGATGGTGCATACCGACAGCGGTCACGTAGGCCATGGCGAGGCGCCGGCGACAGCGGTGATCACCGGCGACACGCATGGCTCGATCATCGATGCGATCCGCCACTACATCGCGCCGCGCCTGATCGGCGAGGACATCGCGGACCTCAATCGCATCACCCAGCTTATCCAGACCGCGCTGGAGAAGAACACCAGCGCCAAGGCCGCGGTGGAGATTGCCGTGTACGACCTGTGGGGCCAGCTCTACAGCGCGCCGCTGTACAAGCTGCTCGGTGGCGGGGCCCCGGTGATCACCACCGACATCACCATCAGCGTGGATTACATCGACAAAATGGTGGCCGATTCGGTGAGCGCGGTGGAGCGCGGCTTCGAGTCACTGAAGATCAAGGTGGGCAAGGATATCGGCGTCGATATCGAGCGCATCAAGGCCATCTACGCCGCGGTGGATAACCGCGCGCTGCTGCGTCTGGATGCCAACCAGGGCTGGTCCGCCAAGCAGGCGGTGTATGCCGTGCAGACGCTGGAAGATGCCGGCATCCGGCTGGAGTTGGTGGAGCAGCCGGTGAAAGCGCGTGACCTGGAAGGCATGCGTTATGTCACCGAACGGGTGCATACGCCCATCATGGCCGACGAAAGCGTGTTTGGCCCGATGGAAGTCATCGAGCTGATCCGCATGCGCGCGGCCGACATCATCAACATCAAACTGATGAAGACCGGTGGCATCTCCAATGCCATCCGTATCGCCGACATTGCCGCCATGTACGGCGTGGAGTGCATGATCGGTTGCATGCTGGAAAGCAGCATCAGCGTGGCCGCGGCGGTGCACGTGGCGGTGGCCAAGTCCTCGGTGATCACCAAGGTCGATCTGGATGGCCCGTCGTTGTGCCAGTACAACCCGGTGGACGGTAGCGTGGTGTTCAACGAGTCGGAGATCTCGGTAGGCGATGCGCCGGGGCTGGGCATCCGGGAAATCCGCGGGCTCGAGAGGCTGGAAGGCTGA
- a CDS encoding MurR/RpiR family transcriptional regulator — MSPLVKIRAERDQMSAVERRVADFILENAQLLRDYSSQQLANALGISQSSVVKFTQKLGFKGYPDLKYSVGEAIARADNGDAAQVDAQARAAEGESDGRSLWRCKSEAEEETRLINPDDTLQAVAQALASAGSTGKVFMVGLGDDDIHARSFALRLSLLGIPSVHNADPARLAASVSAAGAGDLLLVFSEQGHHPALCKVGRFFKEQQGRLVTVTRHTSNPLRALADVALLVSAHDDRPYIQPLLYQSALQHLLDSVFVLLCEGDEQRHLQLLANLERVQQMLEP, encoded by the coding sequence ATGTCGCCGCTGGTGAAAATCCGCGCCGAGCGCGACCAGATGTCGGCGGTCGAGCGTCGCGTTGCCGACTTCATCCTCGAGAACGCGCAGCTGCTGCGCGACTACTCCTCGCAGCAGCTGGCCAACGCGCTGGGCATCAGCCAGTCCAGCGTGGTGAAGTTCACGCAGAAGCTGGGCTTCAAGGGTTACCCGGACCTGAAATATTCCGTAGGCGAGGCCATCGCGCGCGCCGACAACGGCGATGCGGCCCAGGTGGACGCGCAGGCGCGTGCGGCCGAGGGCGAGTCGGATGGCCGCAGCCTGTGGCGGTGCAAGTCCGAGGCGGAAGAAGAAACGCGCCTGATCAATCCGGACGACACCCTGCAGGCGGTGGCCCAGGCACTGGCCAGCGCCGGTTCCACCGGCAAGGTGTTCATGGTGGGTCTGGGTGACGACGACATCCATGCGCGCAGCTTCGCGCTGCGCCTGTCGCTGCTCGGCATTCCGTCCGTGCACAACGCGGACCCGGCGCGACTGGCGGCCAGCGTGTCGGCCGCGGGCGCGGGCGATTTGCTGCTGGTGTTCTCCGAGCAGGGCCATCATCCCGCCTTGTGCAAGGTTGGCCGCTTCTTCAAGGAGCAGCAGGGGCGCCTGGTCACGGTGACGCGGCATACCTCCAACCCCTTGCGCGCGCTGGCGGACGTGGCCCTGCTGGTGTCCGCGCACGACGACCGCCCGTATATCCAGCCGCTGCTTTACCAGTCCGCCCTGCAGCACCTGCTCGACAGCGTGTTCGTTCTGCTGTGCGAGGGAGACGAGCAACGCCACCTGCAGCTGCTCGCCAATCTTGAACGCGTCCAGCAGATGCTGGAGCCCTAG
- a CDS encoding L,D-transpeptidase family protein translates to MSSAFAAQESNGWQGSRQMVLVITPDWNADHGVLRAFERTGDGWKPVVDAQNVTVGRAGAAWGIGLNEAQTDGPQKHEGDGRAAAGVYRVGEVFGYGAQADTRMPYSAMTDTDWCVDVDGSPYYNQIVDAKKVGAKAVEGASEPMRRDLHMDGDQRYKIGFVIEHNAGGKRGGGSCIFAHLWASPTDATAGCTAMPEPVMRRLLAWMKPEEQPVFVLLPQSEYARLRASWHLPVVGKQP, encoded by the coding sequence ATGTCGTCGGCGTTCGCCGCGCAGGAGAGCAACGGTTGGCAGGGTTCGCGCCAGATGGTGCTGGTCATCACGCCCGACTGGAATGCCGACCACGGCGTGTTGCGTGCGTTCGAACGCACCGGGGACGGCTGGAAGCCGGTGGTGGACGCACAGAACGTCACGGTGGGCCGCGCCGGTGCGGCGTGGGGCATCGGCCTGAACGAAGCGCAGACCGATGGCCCGCAGAAGCACGAAGGCGATGGTCGGGCCGCGGCGGGCGTGTATCGCGTCGGCGAGGTCTTCGGCTACGGGGCGCAAGCGGATACGCGCATGCCCTACAGCGCCATGACCGATACCGACTGGTGCGTCGATGTGGACGGTTCGCCGTACTACAACCAGATCGTCGATGCGAAGAAGGTCGGCGCGAAGGCGGTGGAGGGCGCCAGCGAGCCGATGCGGCGCGACCTGCACATGGATGGCGACCAGCGCTACAAGATCGGTTTCGTCATCGAGCACAACGCTGGCGGCAAGCGCGGCGGCGGCAGCTGTATCTTCGCCCACCTGTGGGCGTCGCCCACGGATGCCACCGCCGGATGCACGGCCATGCCCGAACCGGTGATGCGTCGCCTGCTGGCCTGGATGAAGCCGGAAGAACAGCCAGTGTTCGTGCTGTTGCCGCAAAGCGAGTACGCACGGCTGCGTGCGTCCTGGCATCTGCCTGTCGTGGGTAAACAGCCTTGA
- a CDS encoding dicarboxylate/amino acid:cation symporter produces the protein MSPTARVLVGLVLGAAGGLVLASWSPTAAVQVADAVQPFGRLWLNALQMTVVPLVFALVVVGVNTASDAAASGRIARRAIVAFILILSAGALFAAAAAPRLFALFPHNPALTSALESAVATHVPPSTQGVGWAEWFNGIVPSNAISAAAQSAMLPLVVFALFFGFGLTRIEARQRELVVSFFRAIADTMIVIVRWVLWVAPLGVFALILAVCARAGLHMLGALGIYVLVECLLYLAVTLLMLPVAMVWGGETLRRFVPALVPAQIVAASTQSSLASLPAMLESAEQRLGYPAQVNALVLPMAVSLFRLTSPVQYVASACFIAWAYGIHVGAAPLFAAALLAVVISLGSVGLPGAVSFMATNLPVAQAMGVPVGPLGLMLAVDALPDALATLGNVTADLTATSVVARQSIRESDTA, from the coding sequence TTGAGCCCGACCGCGCGGGTACTGGTGGGTCTGGTGCTGGGCGCCGCCGGCGGCCTGGTGCTGGCGTCGTGGTCGCCCACCGCCGCGGTGCAGGTGGCCGACGCCGTGCAACCGTTCGGGCGGTTGTGGCTCAACGCACTGCAGATGACCGTGGTGCCGCTGGTGTTCGCGCTGGTGGTGGTCGGGGTCAACACGGCCAGCGATGCGGCCGCATCGGGACGCATTGCCCGGCGTGCCATCGTCGCCTTCATCCTGATCCTCTCGGCAGGCGCCTTGTTCGCCGCAGCTGCCGCACCACGGTTGTTCGCGCTGTTTCCGCATAACCCGGCGTTGACCTCGGCGCTGGAAAGCGCCGTCGCCACGCATGTGCCGCCGTCCACGCAGGGCGTGGGCTGGGCGGAATGGTTCAACGGCATCGTGCCGTCCAATGCGATAAGTGCCGCCGCACAGAGCGCCATGTTGCCGCTGGTGGTGTTTGCGCTGTTCTTCGGTTTTGGCCTGACCCGCATCGAGGCTAGACAGCGCGAACTGGTGGTGTCGTTCTTCCGCGCCATCGCCGACACCATGATCGTGATCGTGCGCTGGGTGCTGTGGGTGGCGCCGCTGGGCGTGTTCGCCCTGATCCTGGCGGTATGCGCGCGCGCCGGCCTGCATATGCTGGGGGCGCTCGGCATCTACGTGCTGGTCGAATGCCTGCTGTATCTCGCCGTCACCTTGTTGATGCTGCCGGTAGCCATGGTGTGGGGTGGCGAAACCCTGCGCCGGTTCGTGCCGGCGCTGGTGCCGGCGCAGATCGTTGCAGCCAGCACGCAGTCCTCGCTGGCATCGCTGCCGGCCATGCTGGAAAGCGCGGAACAGCGGCTGGGCTATCCCGCCCAGGTGAATGCGCTGGTGCTGCCCATGGCAGTGAGCCTGTTCCGCCTGACCAGCCCGGTGCAGTACGTGGCATCGGCATGTTTCATCGCATGGGCCTACGGCATTCACGTGGGCGCCGCACCGTTGTTCGCGGCGGCACTGCTGGCGGTGGTGATCAGCCTGGGTTCGGTGGGGCTGCCCGGCGCGGTGAGTTTCATGGCGACCAACCTTCCTGTCGCGCAGGCGATGGGTGTGCCGGTGGGGCCGCTGGGGTTGATGCTCGCCGTCGATGCCTTGCCTGATGCGCTGGCCACCCTGGGCAACGTAACCGCCGACCTTACTGCCACCAGCGTGGTGGCACGCCAATCCATCCGGGAAAGTGATACCGCATGA
- a CDS encoding NAD(P)/FAD-dependent oxidoreductase, with the protein MSKLHDADVIVIGAGMAGASVAYFLAPHARVLVLEREDHAGMHSTGRSAALFSETYGSAQVRALTRAARRFFDHPPEGFTTHPILTPRGSLSIGTEAQIDTVHALHAEMAPRTHGLRVVDAAWLQQTVPVLRPEAAQIGLYEPAAADIDVNELHQGFLRGLRARGGQLRLGIDIRSIERGPGHWFIDAGQEQFRAPLLLNAAGAWVDQVAALAGVAPIGIQPKRRSAFLFEPPSGLNTSSWPFVMDVDESFYFKPDAGLLLGCPANADPVPPHDVQPEELDIAMGIHRIEEATRMTIRRPTRTWAGLRSFVPDGDLVGGFAPGVDGFFWVAAQGGYGIQTSAAMGEVCAHLALGLPLPGHLQDAGLTAGMLDPRRLTA; encoded by the coding sequence ATGAGCAAGCTCCACGACGCCGACGTCATCGTGATCGGTGCCGGCATGGCCGGTGCCTCCGTGGCCTATTTTCTTGCGCCGCATGCGCGCGTGCTGGTGCTGGAGCGCGAAGATCATGCGGGCATGCATTCCACCGGACGCTCGGCCGCGCTCTTTTCCGAAACCTACGGGTCGGCCCAGGTGCGTGCGCTGACGCGCGCGGCGCGTCGCTTCTTCGACCATCCCCCCGAGGGTTTCACCACTCACCCGATTCTTACGCCACGGGGTTCGTTGAGCATTGGCACTGAGGCACAGATCGACACGGTGCATGCCCTGCATGCGGAGATGGCACCACGCACGCACGGATTGCGCGTGGTGGATGCGGCCTGGCTGCAGCAGACCGTGCCGGTGTTGCGTCCCGAGGCGGCGCAGATCGGACTGTATGAACCCGCCGCGGCTGATATCGACGTGAACGAACTGCACCAGGGCTTCCTGCGCGGACTACGCGCAAGAGGCGGTCAGTTGCGGCTGGGTATCGACATTCGTTCGATCGAACGTGGTCCGGGGCATTGGTTCATCGACGCAGGCCAGGAGCAGTTCCGTGCGCCCTTGCTGCTCAATGCAGCCGGTGCGTGGGTGGACCAGGTCGCTGCACTCGCCGGCGTCGCGCCCATCGGTATCCAGCCCAAACGTCGTTCCGCGTTCCTGTTCGAACCGCCTTCGGGCTTGAACACATCGAGCTGGCCGTTCGTGATGGACGTTGATGAGAGCTTCTACTTCAAGCCAGACGCCGGTTTATTGCTCGGTTGTCCCGCAAACGCCGACCCGGTGCCGCCGCATGACGTACAACCGGAAGAGCTCGACATTGCGATGGGCATCCATCGCATCGAAGAAGCGACCCGCATGACCATCCGCCGCCCCACGCGGACGTGGGCCGGCCTGCGTTCGTTCGTCCCGGATGGCGACCTGGTCGGTGGCTTTGCGCCGGGCGTTGACGGCTTCTTCTGGGTGGCCGCGCAAGGTGGTTACGGCATCCAGACCTCGGCCGCCATGGGCGAAGTGTGTGCGCATCTCGCGCTGGGCCTGCCGTTGCCGGGTCATTTGCAGGATGCAGGGCTGACGGCCGGCATGCTGGATCCACGCCGCCTCACGGCCTGA
- a CDS encoding helix-turn-helix domain-containing protein translates to MKHKENSNTPNVFGDRDACREYTHGVEGDGLSADAVIRRMRQVYAVRSDSALAAALHLAPSAPSNWRQRNRPPFGMCAAIAQSRGVSLDWLVLGIGEMRPAMRRQVRDTPAAPYRASSPVAMRLITFVSLWDAAGSTDELIWLEQHLKRTVSEYEKWLDANAEEAPAAGD, encoded by the coding sequence GTGAAACACAAAGAGAACAGTAATACACCGAATGTGTTTGGTGATCGCGACGCGTGTAGGGAATACACGCATGGTGTCGAAGGCGACGGGCTGAGCGCAGATGCCGTTATCCGTCGGATGCGTCAGGTCTATGCGGTGCGCAGCGATAGTGCGCTCGCCGCCGCGCTTCACCTGGCGCCGAGTGCACCCAGCAACTGGCGCCAGCGGAACCGTCCTCCATTCGGCATGTGCGCTGCCATCGCGCAGTCCCGCGGCGTTTCCCTGGACTGGCTGGTGCTGGGCATTGGCGAGATGCGTCCGGCTATGCGTCGACAGGTTCGCGACACCCCGGCGGCGCCTTACCGGGCTTCCTCCCCGGTCGCGATGCGGCTCATCACCTTCGTGTCCTTGTGGGATGCCGCCGGATCGACGGACGAGCTGATCTGGCTGGAGCAACACCTCAAGCGCACGGTTTCCGAATATGAGAAATGGCTGGATGCGAACGCTGAAGAGGCGCCCGCAGCCGGCGATTGA
- a CDS encoding anthranilate synthase component II, which translates to MLLMIDNYDSFTFNLVQYLGELGQAVKVVRNDALDVAGIRALKPSHIMISPGPGTPDDAGVSLDVLRELAGEIPVFGVCLGHQAIGQVFGGKVIRAKQIMHGKTSPVRHRGQGVFAGLPDPFEATRYHSLVVEQHSLPDCLEVTAWTENPDGSIDEIMGLRHKTLKVEGVQFHPESILTQYGHDLLRNFLGLPLKLAA; encoded by the coding sequence ATGCTCCTGATGATCGACAACTACGACAGCTTTACCTTCAACCTCGTGCAGTACCTGGGCGAGTTGGGGCAGGCCGTGAAAGTGGTGCGCAATGATGCGCTGGACGTGGCGGGTATCCGGGCGCTGAAGCCGTCCCACATCATGATTTCGCCAGGCCCCGGCACGCCGGACGACGCGGGCGTGTCACTGGATGTGCTGCGCGAACTGGCCGGCGAGATTCCGGTGTTCGGCGTGTGCCTGGGCCATCAGGCCATCGGACAGGTGTTTGGCGGCAAGGTGATTCGTGCCAAGCAGATCATGCATGGCAAGACCTCGCCGGTACGCCATCGCGGGCAGGGCGTGTTCGCCGGCCTGCCCGATCCGTTCGAGGCCACGCGCTACCACTCGCTGGTGGTGGAGCAGCATTCGTTGCCCGATTGCCTGGAAGTCACCGCGTGGACGGAGAACCCGGACGGCAGCATTGACGAGATCATGGGCCTGCGCCACAAGACCCTGAAGGTCGAGGGCGTGCAGTTCCATCCCGAGTCGATCCTCACGCAGTACGGGCACGACCTGCTGCGCAACTTCCTCGGCCTGCCGCTGAAGCTCGCCGCATGA
- the trpD gene encoding anthranilate phosphoribosyltransferase translates to MNSAGTVGRRVTITPQEALQRTIEHREIFHDEMIELMRQIMRGEVSPLMTAAIITGLRVKKETVGEITGAARVMRELSAKVTLPPHEHFVDIVGTGGDGASSFNISTASMFVAAAAGARVAKHGGRSVSSKSGSADVLEALGAVIDLPPAQVAQCMDEVGIGFMFAPNHHPAMKVVAPVRKEMGVRTLFNILGPLTNPAGAPNILMGVFHPDLVGIQVRVLQQLGAKHALVVWGRDGMDEISLGAATLVGELRDGEVREYEVEPEDFGLAMASSRNLRVENAEESRAMLLEALEGRRGVPHDIVCLNAGAALYAANVVDSIAAGIELARGTIASGAARAKMDAFVATTRRLAETA, encoded by the coding sequence ATGAACAGTGCAGGGACTGTGGGGCGCCGCGTCACCATCACGCCGCAGGAAGCGCTACAGCGCACCATCGAGCATCGCGAGATCTTCCACGACGAGATGATCGAGCTGATGCGGCAGATCATGCGTGGCGAGGTGAGCCCGCTGATGACCGCGGCGATCATCACCGGCCTGCGCGTGAAGAAGGAAACCGTGGGCGAGATCACCGGCGCGGCGCGCGTGATGCGCGAGCTGTCGGCAAAGGTGACCTTGCCGCCGCACGAGCATTTCGTCGACATCGTCGGTACCGGCGGTGATGGCGCATCGAGTTTCAATATTTCCACCGCCTCCATGTTCGTGGCCGCCGCGGCCGGTGCGCGCGTCGCCAAGCATGGTGGTCGCAGCGTGTCGTCCAAGTCGGGCAGCGCGGATGTGCTCGAGGCGCTGGGCGCGGTGATCGACCTGCCGCCGGCCCAGGTGGCGCAGTGCATGGATGAGGTCGGCATCGGCTTCATGTTCGCGCCCAACCATCATCCGGCCATGAAGGTGGTGGCACCGGTGCGCAAGGAAATGGGCGTGCGCACGCTGTTCAACATTCTCGGCCCGCTGACCAACCCGGCTGGTGCGCCGAACATCCTGATGGGCGTGTTCCATCCGGACCTGGTCGGCATCCAGGTGCGCGTGCTCCAGCAGCTGGGCGCGAAGCACGCGCTGGTGGTGTGGGGGCGTGACGGCATGGACGAAATCTCGCTGGGCGCGGCCACCTTGGTGGGTGAGCTGCGTGACGGCGAGGTGCGCGAGTACGAGGTGGAGCCGGAGGATTTCGGCCTCGCCATGGCCTCCAGCCGCAACCTGCGCGTGGAGAACGCCGAGGAATCGCGTGCCATGCTGCTGGAGGCGCTGGAAGGGCGTCGTGGTGTGCCGCACGACATCGTCTGCCTCAATGCCGGCGCGGCGCTGTACGCGGCCAACGTGGTGGATTCCATCGCCGCCGGCATCGAGCTGGCGCGTGGAACCATTGCCAGCGGCGCGGCCCGTGCAAAAATGGACGCCTTCGTGGCCACCACGCGGCGCCTGGCTGAAACCGCCTGA
- the trpC gene encoding indole-3-glycerol phosphate synthase TrpC — MTDILQRILSRKTEEVAERSARLPLAELSARVADLPETRGFSAAIEAKIEAGLPAVIAEVKRASPSKGVIRPDFDPAAIARSYEKGGAACLSVLTDKDFFHGSEDFLQQARAACSLPVLRKDFVIDPYQVYEARVIGADCILLIVAALGDAALLELSLLAAELDLDVLCEVHDAEELERALALPVPLIGVNNRNLRTFHTSLDTSLELQQLMEYDRILVSESGIHTPDDVITLQDAGINAFLVGEAFMRADDPGAELKRLFATT; from the coding sequence ATGACCGACATCCTGCAACGCATCCTCTCCCGCAAGACCGAAGAAGTCGCCGAGCGCAGTGCCAGGCTGCCGCTGGCCGAGCTCTCCGCCCGCGTGGCAGACCTGCCGGAAACCCGCGGCTTTTCGGCGGCCATCGAGGCCAAGATCGAAGCCGGCCTGCCGGCGGTGATCGCCGAGGTGAAGCGCGCCAGCCCGAGCAAGGGCGTGATCCGCCCGGACTTCGATCCGGCAGCCATTGCCCGCAGCTATGAAAAGGGCGGGGCGGCCTGCCTCTCGGTGCTGACCGACAAGGATTTCTTCCATGGCAGCGAAGATTTCCTGCAGCAGGCCCGCGCCGCGTGCTCGCTGCCGGTGCTGCGCAAGGATTTCGTGATCGATCCGTACCAGGTGTACGAGGCGCGCGTGATCGGCGCCGACTGCATCCTGCTGATCGTGGCCGCGCTGGGCGACGCCGCCCTGCTGGAGCTGTCGCTGCTGGCCGCCGAGCTGGATCTGGACGTGCTGTGCGAAGTCCATGACGCGGAAGAACTGGAGCGCGCACTGGCGTTGCCCGTACCGCTGATCGGCGTGAACAACCGCAACCTGCGCACGTTCCACACCTCGCTGGATACCTCGCTGGAGCTGCAGCAGCTGATGGAATACGACCGCATCCTGGTCAGCGAGTCGGGCATCCACACGCCCGACGACGTGATCACGCTGCAGGACGCAGGCATCAATGCTTTCCTGGTCGGCGAGGCGTTCATGCGCGCCGACGACCCCGGCGCGGAACTGAAGCGCCTGTTTGCCACGACCTAA